A single genomic interval of Flavihumibacter rivuli harbors:
- the gldF gene encoding gliding motility-associated ABC transporter permease subunit GldF, which yields MWSIAKKEFRQFFSSLTGLVAIVVFLLLNGLFLFVFPDTSILDYGYATLDKFFELAPWILLFLVPAVTMRTWSDEFKSGTFELLRTRPLTAGQMVTGKYLGALAIVFIALLPTVIYVFSVQSLSAGNGIDAGGTIGSFIGLFLLAAVFTAIGTWCSSITPNSVVAFILSAFVCFLLYTGFNAVSKIPALQGGVDYVLENLGIDSHYRSISRGVIDSRDIIYFASLVLFFLLITNRKIALR from the coding sequence ATGTGGTCTATTGCTAAAAAAGAATTCAGGCAGTTTTTCAGCAGCCTAACGGGGCTGGTGGCCATTGTGGTCTTCCTGCTGCTGAATGGATTGTTCCTATTTGTATTCCCGGATACGAGCATTCTTGATTATGGTTATGCTACGCTGGACAAGTTTTTTGAACTTGCTCCCTGGATCCTGTTATTCCTGGTTCCTGCCGTTACGATGCGTACCTGGTCGGATGAGTTCAAATCAGGCACCTTCGAGTTGCTGAGGACCCGTCCGCTTACTGCCGGCCAAATGGTGACCGGTAAATACCTGGGCGCATTGGCAATTGTATTCATCGCCTTACTGCCAACTGTGATCTATGTATTCAGTGTACAATCGCTTTCAGCGGGTAACGGAATTGATGCGGGTGGAACGATCGGGTCCTTTATCGGCTTGTTCCTTTTGGCAGCAGTATTCACGGCAATTGGCACCTGGTGCAGCAGCATTACCCCCAACAGCGTGGTAGCCTTTATTCTCAGTGCCTTTGTATGCTTTCTCCTCTATACCGGGTTTAATGCAGTTAGTAAGATACCGGCATTGCAGGGCGGCGTGGATTATGTATTGGAGAACCTGGGCATCGATTCCCATTACCGCAGTATCAGCAGGGGAGTGATCGATAGCCGTGATATCATCTATTTCGCCAGCCTGGTCCTATTCTTTTTACTCATCACCAACAGAAAAATTGCCCTGAGATAA
- a CDS encoding HesB/IscA family protein: MIYVSDKAREKVAKLMQEANIVGSSEYFLRVSVVGGGCSGLSYKLDFDNESKPMDQVFEDNGVKVVTDLKSFLYLVNTTLDFSDGLNGKGFYFSNPNASRTCGCGESFAV; this comes from the coding sequence ATGATATACGTAAGTGACAAGGCGCGGGAGAAAGTGGCGAAACTGATGCAGGAAGCCAATATTGTAGGTTCATCAGAATATTTCCTGCGTGTATCGGTTGTGGGTGGAGGCTGTTCAGGATTGAGCTATAAGCTCGATTTTGACAATGAGTCCAAGCCCATGGATCAGGTGTTTGAAGACAATGGTGTGAAAGTGGTGACCGACCTGAAAAGTTTTCTTTACCTGGTAAATACCACCCTCGATTTCTCCGATGGCCTGAACGGCAAGGGTTTCTATTTCAGCAACCCCAATGCCAGCCGCACCTGTGGTTGCGGTGAAAGCTTCGCTGTGTAA
- the iscU gene encoding Fe-S cluster assembly scaffold IscU, whose translation MAYSEKVIDHYQNPKNVGTLDKSKKNVGTGLVGAPECGDVMRLQIEVDDATGLITDAKFKTFGCGSAIASSSLATEWLKGKSVDEALKIDNMEIVEELNLPPVKIHCSVLAEDAIKAAINDYRKKNGLEEIKFDEKVVH comes from the coding sequence ATGGCATACTCTGAAAAAGTAATTGACCACTACCAGAATCCCAAGAACGTGGGAACCCTGGATAAAAGCAAGAAGAATGTGGGTACCGGATTAGTAGGTGCCCCTGAGTGCGGCGACGTAATGCGCTTGCAGATCGAAGTGGATGATGCAACCGGCCTGATCACCGATGCAAAATTCAAGACCTTCGGTTGCGGTTCAGCGATCGCTTCTTCATCCCTGGCAACAGAATGGCTGAAGGGTAAATCAGTTGACGAGGCATTGAAGATCGATAACATGGAAATCGTGGAAGAATTGAACCTTCCCCCTGTTAAGATCCACTGCTCTGTTTTGGCTGAAGACGCCATCAAGGCTGCTATCAACGACTACCGTAAGAAGAATGGTCTGGAAGAGATCAAGTTCGACGAGAAAGTAGTTCACTAA
- a CDS encoding IscS subfamily cysteine desulfurase produces MLKFPIYLDNNATTPCDPRVVEAMVPYFTENFGNAASRNHPFGWVAEEAVDYAREQVAKLIGADPKEIIFTSGATEGDNLAIKGVFDMYASKGNHIITAVTEHKAVLDTCKHIEKMGGEVTYLNVNNEGLIDLKELEAAIKPNTILIAIMYANNEVGTIQPVREISAIAKKHGVLFFSDATQAVGKIPVDVQKDGIDLLTFTAHKMYGPKGVGALYVRRKNPRVKVTAQMDGGGHERGMRSGTLNVPGIVGFGKACELAMNEMAADAERLGKLRDKLETALLKLEEAYVNGSREHRLPHVSNISFKYVEGEGLMMGFNKNIALSSGSACTSASLEPSYVLKALGLGDDLAHSSLRFGLGRFTTEEQIDYTIEAVANTVNKLREMSPLWEMYKEGIDLNTIEWAHH; encoded by the coding sequence ATGTTGAAGTTTCCGATTTACCTTGATAATAATGCGACCACCCCATGTGACCCAAGGGTAGTGGAGGCGATGGTACCCTATTTTACCGAGAATTTTGGTAATGCGGCCAGCCGTAACCACCCATTTGGTTGGGTTGCTGAAGAAGCTGTGGATTATGCCCGTGAGCAGGTTGCCAAACTGATTGGCGCCGATCCAAAAGAGATCATTTTCACTTCCGGTGCCACCGAAGGTGATAACCTGGCCATCAAGGGTGTGTTCGATATGTACGCCAGTAAGGGCAACCATATCATCACCGCAGTAACTGAACATAAAGCTGTACTGGATACCTGCAAGCACATCGAGAAGATGGGTGGTGAGGTAACCTACCTGAATGTGAACAATGAAGGCCTGATCGACCTGAAGGAGCTGGAAGCGGCCATCAAGCCCAATACCATCCTGATCGCTATCATGTATGCCAACAACGAGGTAGGTACTATCCAGCCCGTTCGTGAGATCAGCGCAATTGCCAAAAAGCATGGCGTACTGTTCTTCTCCGATGCTACCCAGGCTGTGGGTAAGATCCCTGTTGACGTTCAGAAAGATGGCATTGACCTGTTGACCTTTACTGCCCACAAGATGTATGGTCCTAAGGGCGTAGGTGCATTGTATGTTCGCCGCAAGAACCCCCGCGTAAAGGTTACTGCCCAGATGGATGGTGGTGGCCACGAAAGGGGAATGCGTAGCGGTACCCTGAACGTGCCCGGTATCGTTGGTTTCGGTAAGGCCTGCGAGCTGGCCATGAACGAAATGGCTGCCGATGCAGAACGCCTGGGCAAACTGCGCGACAAACTGGAGACGGCTTTGTTGAAGCTTGAAGAAGCTTATGTGAATGGTAGCCGCGAACACCGCCTGCCTCATGTTTCCAATATTTCCTTCAAGTATGTGGAAGGTGAAGGCCTGATGATGGGCTTTAACAAAAATATTGCCCTTTCTTCCGGTTCTGCCTGTACTTCTGCTTCACTGGAACCGTCTTATGTTCTGAAGGCCCTGGGTCTTGGTGATGACCTGGCGCATTCCTCCCTCCGTTTTGGATTGGGCAGGTTTACCACTGAAGAGCAGATCGATTATACCATCGAAGCAGTGGCCAATACGGTGAACAAGCTCAGGGAAATGAGCCCGCTTTGGGAAATGTACAAGGAAGGCATCGACCTCAATACCATCGAGTGGGCCCATCACTAA
- the mce gene encoding methylmalonyl-CoA epimerase — protein sequence MLRVEHIGIAVKSLETAIPLYEKLLNAPCYKTESVASEKVNTAFFRQGESKVELLESSDAEGVIAKFIERKGEGIHHIAFEVEDIHAEMDRLRNEGFTLLNEQPKQGADNKLVCFIHPKGTNGVLVEICQEIR from the coding sequence ATGCTCAGAGTGGAACATATTGGGATTGCCGTGAAAAGCCTGGAGACCGCCATCCCCTTGTATGAAAAATTACTGAACGCCCCCTGCTATAAAACGGAATCAGTGGCCTCAGAAAAGGTTAACACTGCCTTCTTCCGCCAGGGCGAAAGCAAGGTTGAGCTTCTGGAAAGCTCTGATGCTGAAGGAGTTATTGCAAAGTTCATAGAAAGGAAGGGCGAAGGCATCCATCATATTGCCTTTGAAGTGGAGGATATCCATGCAGAAATGGACAGGCTTCGGAACGAAGGGTTCACTTTACTGAATGAACAACCCAAGCAGGGAGCCGACAATAAATTGGTTTGCTTTATCCACCCCAAGGGAACCAATGGGGTATTGGTAGAGATCTGCCAGGAGATCAGGTAA
- the rnc gene encoding ribonuclease III has translation MGLIDSIFKASPEKTSFKKQLKNVLGFTPGNTELYRTALTHRSMKDGASENNERLEYLGDAILSGIVADFLFMKYPYKEEGFLTEMRSKMVNRVTLNDVAVKMGLKKIVYFNKFDNSLKVSQIFGNTLEAVVGAVYLDKGFKKTKTWVLERIILPYMFMEDLENLEINHKNKLYGWANKNGKNLEFETLEEKMEGGRRLFTIGAVVDGELIAQGKAYNKKDASQVAAQIAVEKLGLSKEE, from the coding sequence GTGGGTTTAATCGATAGCATCTTTAAGGCTTCCCCTGAGAAAACGTCCTTCAAGAAACAATTGAAGAATGTACTCGGCTTCACGCCCGGCAATACGGAGCTATACCGTACTGCCCTTACACACCGTTCCATGAAGGATGGTGCTTCCGAGAATAATGAACGCCTGGAATACCTTGGTGATGCTATTCTCAGCGGTATCGTGGCCGATTTCCTTTTCATGAAATACCCTTACAAGGAAGAAGGCTTCCTCACCGAAATGCGCAGTAAGATGGTGAACCGCGTCACCCTGAATGATGTGGCGGTAAAGATGGGTTTGAAAAAGATCGTTTACTTCAACAAGTTTGACAACTCCCTGAAGGTTAGCCAGATATTTGGTAATACCCTGGAAGCAGTGGTGGGTGCCGTTTACCTGGATAAGGGTTTCAAGAAGACCAAGACCTGGGTGCTGGAGAGGATCATCCTTCCCTATATGTTCATGGAGGACCTGGAAAACCTGGAGATCAACCACAAGAACAAGTTGTACGGCTGGGCCAATAAGAACGGCAAGAACCTTGAATTTGAGACCCTCGAAGAAAAGATGGAGGGTGGGAGGCGCTTGTTTACTATTGGCGCCGTTGTCGATGGCGAATTGATCGCCCAGGGGAAGGCCTACAATAAAAAAGACGCCAGCCAGGTTGCGGCCCAAATAGCCGTAGAAAAGTTGGGCTTGTCGAAAGAAGAATAA
- the fabF gene encoding beta-ketoacyl-ACP synthase II — protein MVLKRVVVTGIGALTPIGNNLDEYWNGLINGVSGADMITLFDASKFKTKFACEVKNFDPTQFLDRKEARKIDRFTQLALVASDQAMADAGLNKENINPDRVGVVFASGIGGLITFQQEVTEFAKGDGTPRFNPFFIPKMILDIAAGQISMRHNLRGPNFAVVSACASSTNAIMEAYNLIRLGKADIIVSGGSEAVISEAGVGGFNAMKAMSERNDDPKTASRPYDKERDGFVMGEASGALILEELEHALARGARIYCEIAGGGATADAHHITAPHPEGLGARNVMLAALEDAGMKPEDIDYINTHGTSTPLGDIAEVKAIVDVFGEHAYKLNISATKSMTGHCLGAAGVIEAIASIKAVVHDIVPPTINHFTDDPDLDPRLNFTFNKAQQRTVRAALSNTFGFGGHNACVIVKKFEG, from the coding sequence ATGGTACTAAAAAGAGTCGTTGTAACTGGTATAGGAGCTCTGACCCCCATCGGTAATAATCTCGATGAATATTGGAATGGCCTCATCAATGGCGTATCCGGTGCGGATATGATTACCCTTTTTGATGCCTCCAAGTTCAAGACAAAATTTGCCTGCGAAGTCAAGAACTTCGATCCCACACAATTTCTCGACAGGAAGGAAGCGCGTAAGATCGACCGCTTTACCCAACTGGCCCTGGTGGCCAGTGACCAGGCCATGGCAGATGCCGGATTGAACAAAGAAAACATCAACCCCGATCGCGTTGGCGTAGTATTCGCCAGCGGTATCGGCGGGTTGATCACCTTCCAGCAGGAAGTGACCGAGTTTGCCAAGGGCGACGGTACTCCCCGTTTCAACCCCTTCTTCATCCCCAAGATGATCCTCGATATCGCAGCCGGTCAGATCTCCATGCGCCATAACCTCCGCGGACCCAACTTCGCCGTGGTAAGTGCTTGTGCATCAAGTACTAATGCTATCATGGAAGCTTACAACCTGATCCGTCTGGGTAAGGCCGATATCATTGTGAGTGGTGGTAGTGAAGCGGTGATCTCCGAAGCCGGTGTAGGCGGGTTCAATGCCATGAAGGCGATGAGTGAACGCAATGATGATCCCAAAACTGCCAGCCGTCCATATGACAAGGAGCGCGATGGATTTGTAATGGGTGAAGCTTCAGGCGCCCTGATCCTGGAAGAACTGGAACATGCCCTTGCACGTGGTGCCAGGATCTATTGCGAGATCGCAGGTGGCGGCGCAACTGCCGATGCCCACCATATTACCGCACCCCATCCAGAAGGACTTGGTGCCCGTAACGTTATGCTGGCTGCCCTTGAAGATGCCGGCATGAAACCGGAAGACATCGACTACATCAACACCCACGGAACCTCTACCCCCCTTGGGGATATCGCCGAAGTGAAGGCCATCGTTGACGTGTTTGGCGAGCATGCCTACAAGCTCAATATCAGTGCCACCAAATCAATGACCGGTCACTGTTTGGGTGCCGCCGGTGTTATTGAAGCCATCGCCAGCATCAAGGCGGTAGTGCACGATATCGTTCCCCCGACCATCAACCATTTCACAGACGATCCCGACCTGGACCCCAGGCTGAACTTCACGTTCAACAAGGCCCAGCAAAGGACAGTAAGGGCTGCCTTGAGCAATACATTTGGTTTCGGTGGCCATAATGCCTGCGTTATCGTTAAGAAGTTTGAGGGATAA
- a CDS encoding acyl carrier protein, translating into MSDIATRVKKIIVDKLGVDEAEVTNEASFTNDLGADSLDTVELIMEFEKEFNISIPDEQAETITTVGQAVAYLEEHAK; encoded by the coding sequence ATGTCAGACATCGCAACAAGAGTTAAAAAGATCATTGTTGACAAATTAGGAGTGGACGAAGCAGAAGTGACCAATGAAGCTTCTTTCACTAACGACCTGGGAGCTGATTCTCTGGATACCGTAGAGTTGATCATGGAGTTCGAAAAAGAATTCAACATCTCTATTCCAGACGAGCAGGCTGAAACCATCACTACTGTTGGCCAGGCTGTAGCATATTTGGAAGAACACGCTAAGTAA
- a CDS encoding GNAT family N-acetyltransferase, translated as MALKIIDHGSREYQQMVNLRNDILRKPLGLSFSPDELEKEKDEILIGAFEEDKMLGCCMLVKEAPGVVRLRQMAVSNNLQGKGIGRAIMNFAENIARDRGYKKLVMHARKTAVGFYEHLGYSICSDEFQEVTIPHFVMEKNLR; from the coding sequence ATGGCACTGAAAATTATTGATCATGGTTCCAGGGAATACCAGCAAATGGTGAACCTGAGGAATGATATCCTCAGGAAGCCCCTTGGACTCTCGTTTTCCCCTGATGAACTGGAAAAGGAAAAGGACGAAATCCTGATTGGTGCCTTTGAAGAGGATAAAATGCTGGGCTGCTGCATGCTGGTAAAAGAGGCGCCGGGCGTTGTCAGGCTCAGGCAAATGGCCGTCAGCAACAACCTCCAGGGCAAGGGCATTGGCCGCGCCATCATGAATTTTGCGGAAAATATTGCCCGCGACCGGGGATACAAAAAACTGGTAATGCATGCCCGTAAGACCGCCGTTGGTTTTTATGAACACCTTGGCTACTCCATCTGCAGCGATGAATTCCAGGAGGTGACCATCCCCCACTTTGTAATGGAAAAAAACCTCCGTTAG
- a CDS encoding HAD family hydrolase: protein MMMDPIKGFLFDLDGVIIDSNPVIELFWKQWAEKEGVPFNEEVIKHYIHGRPTWETIRTLFSKSSPATQQAIFDEAVVFDMTMLPGPIPGVDSFLQAVKAYQRPIMLVTSSPKERALNLLKANNLLHYFSAFITGEDVNRGKPDPEPYLKAADKIRLDVKECLVFEDSDNGIKSAIAAGMRVVAINNPGFRDEKLVWNTENFYSLVINPYRLSMQGHPDYIVLAD, encoded by the coding sequence ATGATGATGGATCCAATCAAAGGTTTTTTGTTTGACCTGGATGGAGTGATAATTGACTCTAATCCCGTAATTGAATTGTTCTGGAAGCAATGGGCCGAAAAGGAAGGCGTTCCGTTCAACGAAGAAGTGATCAAGCACTATATCCATGGCCGCCCAACATGGGAGACCATCCGCACCCTTTTCAGTAAATCTTCACCGGCTACCCAGCAAGCGATCTTTGATGAGGCCGTGGTATTCGATATGACCATGTTACCCGGGCCAATCCCGGGGGTAGATAGTTTTCTGCAGGCCGTTAAGGCTTACCAGCGGCCGATCATGCTGGTGACGAGTTCCCCAAAAGAAAGGGCCCTGAACCTTTTGAAGGCCAATAACCTGCTCCACTATTTCAGTGCCTTTATTACCGGCGAAGATGTGAACAGGGGAAAGCCTGACCCCGAGCCTTACCTGAAAGCAGCCGACAAGATCAGGTTGGATGTTAAGGAATGCCTGGTATTTGAAGACTCCGACAACGGGATAAAATCCGCCATCGCAGCTGGAATGAGGGTGGTAGCGATTAATAATCCCGGTTTCCGGGATGAAAAACTGGTCTGGAACACGGAAAATTTCTACTCCCTTGTCATTAACCCGTACAGGTTATCCATGCAGGGGCATCCGGATTATATAGTATTGGCCGACTGA